The genomic interval CCCGCGCCGTAGCCGATACCGATGATCAGCATGCCGAGGATCAGGGTGACCTTGGGGCCGTACTTCGCCGAGAGACGGGCGTAGACGGGGGCCGTGAACATCATCGTCAGGCCGAGCGGTGCCACCAGCAGACCGGCGGTGACCATCGACTGGCCGAGACCGTAGCCCGTGGACTTCGGCAGCTGGAGGAGCTGGGGCAGTACGAGGGAGACGACGTAGAAGGAGACGCCGACCATGATCGAGGCGAGGTTGGTGAAGAGGACCGCCGGGCGGGCGGTGGTGCGCAGGTCGACCAGCGGGGCCTTCAGGCGCAGCTCCATCACGCCCCACAGGAGCAGGACGGCGGCCGCCGCGGCGAACAGACCGAGCGTCGTACCGGAGGTCCAGCCCCAGTCGCTGCCCTTGGTGATGGGCAGGAGGAAGAGGACAAGGCCCGCGGAGAGACCGATCGCGCCGAGCACGTCGAAGGTGCCCTCCGCGCGCATCGGCGACTCCGGTACGACGAGGAGGGTGAGGCCGATCGCGAGGACGCCGAGGCCGGCGGCGCCGTAGAAGAGGGCGTGCCAGTCGGCGTGCTGGGCGACGAGCGCCGCGGCGGGCAGCGCGAGGCCGCCGCCGACGCCGATCGAGGAACTCATCAGCGCCATCGCCGAGCCGAGCTTCTCGCGGGGCAGCATGTCGCGCATCAGGCCGATGCCCAGCGGTATCGCGCCCATCGCGAAGCCCTGGAGCGCGCGGCCCGCGATCATCGTGAGCAGGTCGCTGGTGAGGGCGCTGACCAGCGCTCCCACGACCATGATGGCCAGGCTGAGGATCAGCATCCGGCGCTTGCCGTAGAGGTCGCCGAGGCGGCCCATGATCGGCGTGGCGACGGCTCCGGACAGGAGGGTCGAGGTCAGGACCCAGGTGGCGTTGCTGGGCTCGGTGCTCAGCAGCTGCGGCAGGTCCTTGATGACCGGGACGAGCAGGGTCTGCATCACCGCGACAACGATGCCCGCGAAGGCGAGCACCGGCACGACGGCGCCGGACGGCCTCCGTGCGGGCTGGTCGGTCGACGTGTGCGTCATGGAGTAGGGCCTCCGGGCCGTAGGTGTGGCGTGATCCGTGCGGGATAAGTGCACGGTAAACCTCGTATGCATGGGCAACTATTCCGATGCTTCGGCGTACTAACGAATCCTTGACCGTCCCATGAAGATCTGACCTGTCGTCAGCTCTGGTCATTCACTGGAACGTGTTCTAATCTCGCCCGCCATGAAGGCCTATGTCGCAGGCGTCGGGATGACGAGGTTCGAGAAGCCCGAGACCCGGGAGTGGCAGTACTGGGACATGGCCCGCGAGGCCGGGAACGCCGCCCTCGCGGACGCCGGGATCTCCTACGCCGACGTAGAACAGGTTCCCGTCGGCTACTGCTTCCAGCCCTCGACCGCCGGCCAGCGCGCCGCCTATGAACTAGGTCTCACCGGCATCCCCGTCTACAACGTCAACAACAACTGCGCCACCGGCTCGACCGCCCTGATGCTGGCCCGGCAGCTGGTGGAGGGCGGGGCGGCCGACTGCGTGCTGGCCCTCGGCTTCGAGAAGATGAAGCGGGGCGCGTTGGGCGGGGGAGCGGACAGTGGGGACTTTTCCACGTCCCCCGTCGCCCGGCACTACGGCGTCATGGCCGCCCGGCACGGCTTCGAGATGACCCCGCCCACCGCCCAGATCTTCGGCGACGCGGCCCGCGAACACATGGAGAAGTACGGCACCACCGAGGCCCAGCTCGCCGCCGTCGCCGCCAAGAACCACCGGCACTCCGCACACAACCCGTACGCCCAGTTCCAGGACGTGTACGACGTCGACGACATCCTCGCGGCGAGGGTCGTCCACCACCCGCTCACGAAACTCCAGTGCTCCCCGACCTCGGACGGCGCGGCGGCGGCGGTCGTGGTCTCCGAACGCTTCGTGGAGCAGCGGGAGTTGGGCACCGGCACGGGTACGGGCACGGGTGCGGGCTCCGGCTCGCTCGTCGAGATCGTCGCCCAGGCGATGACCACCGACACCGAGGACTCCTTCGCGTCCGGCTCGTGCATCGACGTCGTCGGACAGCCCATGTCCCGGGCCGCCGCCCGCCAGGTCTACGAACGGTCCGGACTCGGCATCGAGGACGTGGACGTCGTAGAACTCCACGACTGCTTCTCGATCAACGAACTCCTGACGTACGAGGCGCTCGGCATGTGCGAGCCGGGGGAGTCGGGGAAGCTCGTCAAGTCCGGGGGGACGACCTACGGCGGGCGCTGGGTCGTGAACCCGTCCGGCGGGCTGATCTCCAAGGGGCATCCGCTGGGGGCCACCGGGATCGCCCAAGTCGCCGAGCTGGTGTGGCAGTTGAGGGGGACGGCGGGGGAGCGGCAGGTGCCGGGGGCCGAGGTGGGGCTCGCGCACAACATCGGGTTGGGCGGGGCGGCCGTGGTGACCTTGCTGCGGGCGGTGTAGGTCCTGTGGTGCAGGTCCCGTGGGGTAGGTCCTGCGAGGTCCTGTGGGTCTAGGTCCTACGGCCGTCCCACGGCCCGGGCGAAATGCCGATGCAAGGGGCGCGGGCCGGTTGAGAGTATGACCACCATGCCCCGAGCCGCTGACGTCTCCCGAATATCCCGCCTGTTCCCCCGCGGTACGGCACCGCCCTCCTGGCTGGTCGTGGCGCTCGCGTGTGCCGGGCAGTTCCTCGTCGTGCTCGACGTGTCCGTCGTCAACGTGGCACTGCCGTCGATGCGGACCGACCTGGGGATGAGCGCGTCCGGGTTGCAGTGGGTGGTCAACGCGTACGCCATCGCCTTCGCCGGGTTCATGCTCCTCGGCGGCCGGGCCGGTGACCTCTACGGCCGCAAACGGATGTTCCTGGTCGGGCTCGCGCTGTTCACCCTGGCCTCGCTGTGCGGCGGACTGGCCCAGGACGGCTGGCAGTTGCTGCTCGCCCGGGCCGTCCAGGGACTGGGGGCCGCGGTACTGGCGCCCTCGACGCTGACCATCGTCACCTCGGCGGTGGCGGAGGGCGCGGCCCGCGCCCGGGCCATCGCCACCTGGACGGCGGTCGGCGCCGGCGGCGGGGCCGCGGGCGGACTCGTCGGCGGGGTCC from Streptomyces sp. NBC_01288 carries:
- a CDS encoding MFS transporter; protein product: MTHTSTDQPARRPSGAVVPVLAFAGIVVAVMQTLLVPVIKDLPQLLSTEPSNATWVLTSTLLSGAVATPIMGRLGDLYGKRRMLILSLAIMVVGALVSALTSDLLTMIAGRALQGFAMGAIPLGIGLMRDMLPREKLGSAMALMSSSIGVGGGLALPAAALVAQHADWHALFYGAAGLGVLAIGLTLLVVPESPMRAEGTFDVLGAIGLSAGLVLFLLPITKGSDWGWTSGTTLGLFAAAAAVLLLWGVMELRLKAPLVDLRTTARPAVLFTNLASIMVGVSFYVVSLVLPQLLQLPKSTGYGLGQSMVTAGLLVAPLGLTMMFTAPVYARLSAKYGPKVTLILGMLIIGIGYGAGLGLMSAAWQSLVIAVVLGAGIGLAYSSLPALIVGAVPASETGAANGLNTLMRSIGTSVSSAVIGMVLANTANHVGGVAIPTMHGFHVSFLIATGAVAVGLLMALFLPKPNRAPQLNFSSEEEANLERAEEVLRGFRGRVLGADGSPVARAKVTLIDRRGRQAGATLSEEDGSYVLAVPSQGAYVLAARASGHGPLASSATHAGDSVAVALDLSLPGETVSA
- a CDS encoding lipid-transfer protein; amino-acid sequence: MKAYVAGVGMTRFEKPETREWQYWDMAREAGNAALADAGISYADVEQVPVGYCFQPSTAGQRAAYELGLTGIPVYNVNNNCATGSTALMLARQLVEGGAADCVLALGFEKMKRGALGGGADSGDFSTSPVARHYGVMAARHGFEMTPPTAQIFGDAAREHMEKYGTTEAQLAAVAAKNHRHSAHNPYAQFQDVYDVDDILAARVVHHPLTKLQCSPTSDGAAAAVVVSERFVEQRELGTGTGTGTGAGSGSLVEIVAQAMTTDTEDSFASGSCIDVVGQPMSRAAARQVYERSGLGIEDVDVVELHDCFSINELLTYEALGMCEPGESGKLVKSGGTTYGGRWVVNPSGGLISKGHPLGATGIAQVAELVWQLRGTAGERQVPGAEVGLAHNIGLGGAAVVTLLRAV